A single region of the Gossypium arboreum isolate Shixiya-1 chromosome 12, ASM2569848v2, whole genome shotgun sequence genome encodes:
- the LOC108458615 gene encoding pentatricopeptide repeat-containing protein PNM1, mitochondrial produces MPPLTSLQLRRLLHRCVSSPSPFQPHALLSPKPQFTPTHFPKLPFVISKPFSTQNPNPQTPDPVALSLSAELLKDPSLDPLTITPRLQLHFSHIKPTPLLISQTLNLSPEAGRTVLGFNDWVLSDPDFNHTDETLSFFIDYFGRRKDFKAAHDLLVNHKSVAGPKTLNSSIDRLAHAGRPTQVLGFFERMEKDYGFKRNKESLKLVVEKLCENGYASYAEKLVKDSANEIFPDEMICDLLIKGWCVNGKLEEARRLAGEMYRGGFEIGTMAYNAMLDCICKLCREKDPFRLHSEAEKVLLDMDFNGVPRNVETFNLLLNNLCKIRKTEDAVKLFFRMGEWGCYPNAESYLIMIRSLYQAARIGEGDEMMDGMKSAGFGDQLGKKEYYGFLKILCGIERVEHAMSVFKKMKADGCKPGIKTYNLLMGKWCAHNRLDRANALYNEALKNGVPVEPRPYRVDPRYMKKTKAVKKKKKRETFSEKMARKRRRLKQIRLSFVKKSKGRMRSA; encoded by the coding sequence ATGCCGCCATTAACGTCTCTGCAACTCCGTCGGCTGCTTCACCGTTGCGTCTCTTCGCCTTCTCCCTTTCAACCCCATGCTTTGCTTTCTCCGAAACCTCAATTTACGCCCACCCATTTCCCCAAATTGCCATTTGTGATCTCTAAACCCTTTTCCACCCAGAACCCTAACCCTCAAACCCCAGATCCGGTTGCTTTATCTCTTTCGGCTGAACTCCTCAAGGACCCTTCTTTAGACCCTCTCACTATCACCCCTAGACTCCAGCTTCACTTTTCTCACATCAAACCAACCCCTTTGTTAATCTCCCAGACCCTCAATCTCTCCCCTGAAGCTGGCCGAACCGTTTTAGGGTTTAACGATTGGGTTTTATCGGACCCCGATTTTAACCACACCGATGAAACGCTTTCGTTTTTCATCGATTATTTCGGTCGAAGAAAAGATTTCAAAGCTGCCCACGATCTCCTTGTCAATCACAAGTCTGTTGCCGGGCCTAAAACTCTTAACTCCTCCATTGATAGGCTGGCTCATGCTGGCAGGCCAACTCAAGTTCTGGGGTTCTTCGAGAGAATGGAGAAGGATTAtggtttcaaaagaaataaagaatCACTGAAGTTAGTAGTGGAGAAATTGTGTGAAAATGGCTACGCGAGTTATGCTGAGAAATTGGTGAAAGACTCAGCCAACGAGATATTTCCGGATGAGATGATATGTGACTTGTTGATCAAAGGTTGGTGTGTTAATGGGAAGCTTGAAGAAGCCAGAAGATTAGCTGGGGAAATGTATAGGGGAGGTTTTGAGATCGGTACAATGGCGTATAATGCAATGCTTGATTGTATTTGTAAGCTTTGTAGGGAAAAAGATCCATTTCGACTTCATTCGGAAGCTGAGAAAGTTCTGCTTGATATGGATTTTAATGGGGTTCCAAGAAATGTGGAGACTTTTAACTTGTTGTTGAATAATCTTTGTAAGATTAGGAAAACTGAGGATGCAGTGAAGTTGTTTTTTAGGATGGGGGAATGGGGGTGTTATCCGAATGCAGAGAGTTATTTGATTATGATTCGTAGTTTGTATCAGGCTGCTAGAATAGGAGAAGGAGATGAGATGATGGACGGGATGAAATCTGCTGGATTTGGTGATCAGCTTGGCAAGAAAGAATATTATGGATTTCTGAAGATTTTGTGTGGGATTGAAAGGGTTGAGCATGCAATGAGTGTTTTTAAGAAAATGAAGGCTGATGGGTGTAAACCTGGCATTAAGACTTATAATTTGTTAATGGGGAAATGGTGTGCTCATAATCGGCTAGATCGAGCCAATGCACTCTACAATGAAGCTCTGAAAAATGGGGTGCCAGTGGAACCTAGGCCGTATCGTGTTGATCCAAGATATATGAAGAAAACTAAAGctgtgaagaagaagaagaagagggagaCTTTTTCTGAGAAAATGGCTAGGAAGAGGAGACGGCTCAAGCAAATTCGACTGAGTTTTGTAAAGAAGAGTAAAGGAAGGATGCGCAGTGCCTAA
- the LOC108454399 gene encoding protein COBRA-like, protein METVFSAASRSISKLISFTALLLFLFSCSTFTSTEAYDALDPTGNITIKWDVISWTPDGYVAVVTMYNFQQYRHIQAPGWTLGWTWAKKEVIWSMMGGQTTEQGDCSKYKGNVPHCCKKDPTVVDLLPGTPYNQQIANCCKGGVLNSWVQDPANAASSFQVSVGAAGTTNKTVRVPRNFTLKAPGPGYTCGPAKIVKPTKFITADKRRITQAMMTWNVTCTYSQFLAQKTPTCCVSLSSFYNNTIVNCPTCACGCQNNSTESGSCVSERSSHLASAVPGKSTNAPPLLQCTSHMCPVRIHWHVKLNYKEYWRVKITITNFNYALNYSEWNLVVQHPNFDNLTQLFSFNYKPLTPYAGLNDTAMLWGLKFYNDFLNEAGPLGNVQSELLFRKDASTFTFEKGWAFPRRIYFNGDNCVMPPPDAYPWLPNTGLKPIISMFQPVMMILASCVFLWANM, encoded by the exons ATGGAGACTGTCTTTTCTGCAGCAAGTAGATCCATTTCCAAGCTCATTAGCTTCACCGCTTTGCTTCTTTTCTTGTTTTCCTGCTCTACTTTCACTTCTACTG AAGCTTATGATGCGCTTGATCCAACTGGAAATATCACTATCAAATGGGACGTAATAAGTTGGACCCCAGATGGCTATGTT GCTGTTGTTACAATGTACAATTTCCAACAGTATCGCCATATTCAGGCACCTGGTTGGACATTGGGGTGGACATGGGCCAAAAAGGAAGTAATCTGGAGCATGATGGGAGGCCAAACCACGGAACAAGGGGATTGTTCAAAATACAAAGGAAACGTCCCTCATTGCTGTAAAAAGGATCCCACAGTTGTGGATTTATTGCCTGGAACTCCTTATAACCAGCAGATTGCAAATTGCTGCAAAGGGGGGGTATTAAATTCATGGGTTCAAGACCCGGCCAATGCAGCAAGCTCATTTCAGGTTAGTGTGGGCGCTGCAGGAACGACGAACAAAACTGTGAGAGTGCCTAGAAACTTTACCCTGAAAGCACCAGGTCCAGGATATACTTGTGGGCCTGCCAAGATTGTGAAACCCACTAAATTCATAACGGCTGATAAAAGGAGAATAACTCAAGCTATGA TGACATGGAATGTTACATGCACATATTCCCAATTCCTGGCTCAAAAGACTCCTACATGTTGCGTCTCGCTCTCTTCCTTCTATAATAACACTATCGTGAATTGCCCGACATGTGCTTGTGGCTGTCAGAATAACTCAACTGAATCTGGGAGTTGTGTAAG CGAAAGGTCTTCACATTTAGCTTCAGCTGTTCCGGGCAAATCTACCAATGCACCACCTTTGCTTCAGTGTACGAGCCATATGTGTCCAGTTCGAATTCACTGGCATGTTAAGCTCAACTACAAGGAATACTGGCGTGTGAAGATCACGATCACCAATTTCAATTACGCATTGAACTACAGTGAGTGGAATCTAGTTGTGCAACACCCCAACTTTGACAATCTTACACAACTTTTCAGCTTCAATTACAAACCATTAACTCCTTATGCTGGCTTAA ATGATACTGCCATGTTATGGGGACTTAAGTTTTATAATGATTTCCTCAACGAAGCTGGTCCTCTTGGGAATGTGCAGTCAGAACTATTATTCAGAAAAGATGCATCAACTTTTACTTTTGAAAAGGGATGGGCTTTTCCACGGAGAATATATTTCAATGGTGATAACTGTGTCATGCCACCTCCTGATGCCTACCCTTGGTTGCCGAATACTGGTTTGAAGCCAATTATCTCTATGTTTCAGCCAGTCATGATGATCTTGGCGTCATGTGTTTTCTTATGGGCTAATATGTGA